From the genome of Oncorhynchus tshawytscha isolate Ot180627B unplaced genomic scaffold, Otsh_v2.0 Un_contig_1415_pilon_pilon, whole genome shotgun sequence, one region includes:
- the LOC121843297 gene encoding MOB kinase activator 3B-like, which translates to MSITLKQVFNKDKTFRPKRKFEPGTQRFELHKKAQASLSSGVDLRAAVALPHGEDLNDWVAVHVVDFFNRINLIYGTVCEFCTEKSCPVMSGGPRYEYRWQDDHKYKKPTALPAPKYMNLLMDWIEVQINNEDIFPTSM; encoded by the coding sequence ATGTCCATCACCCTGAAGCAGGTCTTCAACAAGGACAAGACCTTCCGGCCCAAGCGTAAGTTTGAGCCGGGGACGCAGCGTTTCGAGTTGCATAAGAAGGCCCAGGCGTCGCTGAGCTCCGGGGTTGACCTACGGGCGGCGGTAGCTCTGCCCCACGGGGAGGATCTCAACGACTGGGTGGCAGTACACGTGGTGGACTTCTTCAACCGAATCAACCTCATCTACGGGACGGTGTGTGAGTTCTGCACGGAGAAGAGTTGTCCGGTCATGTCCGGAGGTCCTAGGTATGAGTACCGATGGCAGGACGATCACAAGTACAAGAAACCAACGGCTCTACCAGCTCCCAAGTACATGAACTTGCTGATGGACTGGATCGAGGTCCAGATCAACAATGAGGATATCTTC